The following proteins come from a genomic window of Hoplias malabaricus isolate fHopMal1 chromosome 15, fHopMal1.hap1, whole genome shotgun sequence:
- the rln1 gene encoding prorelaxin H1 has protein sequence MASSCMSVCSVAVVLVVCLVCVTDATLQRDYGVKLCGREFIRAVIFTCGGSRWRRSLEQDSETTPRDGPLLLTSFQNPSDRSGDSIWSQSSQQPSFMSSSILSSSSSPSLSELLDAVGERAEQSRVETKLPQTLIEQSERSRVPNRSEALVGVLDRAWLNALIPSARYGDTDTRTDRNKRHFSTGLAGMCCNHGCTKYDIGRLC, from the exons ATGGCCAGCtcctgtatgagtgtgtgttctgtggcggtagtgctggtggtgtgtttggtgtgtgtgactgacgcAACTCTGCAGAGGGACTATGGGGTGAAACTATGCGGCAGAGAGTTCATCAGAGCCGTTATCTTCACCTGTGGAGGATCCAGGTGGAGGAGGagcctggagcaggactcagaAACAACCCCAAGAGACG GTCCTCTCCTGTTGACCTCCTTCCAAAACCCTTCGGACAGAAGTGGAGACTCCATCTGGAGCCAAAGCAGCCAGCAACCCTCTTTCATGTCTTCTTccatcctctcctcctcctcctccccttcTCTCAGTGAGCTGCTAGACGCTGTGGGAGAGCGAGCCGAGCAAAGCCGAGTGGAGACCAAACTTCCCCAAACTTTAATAGAACAATCCGAGCGAAGCCGAGTGCCAAACCGCTCCGAGGCGCTTGTAGGTGTGCTAGACAGAGCCTGGCTGAACGCCCTGATTCCTTCAGCTCGCTATGGGGACACGGACACGCGCACGGATAGAAACAAGAGGCATTTCTCCACGGGGCTCGCGGGAATGTGCTGTAACCATGGCTGCACCAAATACGACATCGGCCGCCTCTGCTGA